The stretch of DNA AGCCCCGAGCGCGAGGACACCATCCTTGTGCGCGATCCCTTCCAGGATTGATGACGATGGCACGCGGCGGCTGGCTTGGAACTTTGCTTCCGGCGCTGGCCGCCGCGCTGCTGCTGCCCTCGGCGCCGCTATCCGCGCAGGATGCGCCGGGTGATGTAGAGGCGCTGCCGCCGATCACCCTGATCCGCGTCCACAAGGCTGAGCGGCGGATGGAACTGGTCGATGTCGATGGCCGCGTCCATGTGATCGAGGGCCTGCAACTGGGTGGCGATCTGCTTGGTCCCAAGCACTTCGAAGGCGACCAGAAGACGCCCGAGGGCCAGTACACCATCGATTGGGGTAACCCGAACAGCGCCTATCACCTCTCGCTGCATGTCTCCTACCCGAGCGCGGATGACACTGCCTATGCGGTAGGGCAGGGACGTTCGGCGGGCGGGATGATCATGGTCCATGGCCAGCCCAACGATCTGCCCGGTGCGAACAGCGGCGTGCGGGCGAAGGGGGACTGGACCGACGGCTGCATCGCGCTGTCGAATGCGCAGATGGATGCGGTCTATCGCGCGGTGCCCGATGGCACGCCGATCGATATCCTGCCGTGAGTTGCCGGATGTGATCCGAATCTGAAGGAACAGCGCGTCGCCGGCCCCCGTGAGGGATGGGGGAGGGATGCCAAGGACCGGCAACGCACTTTCGGGCTACGCCTTTTCGCGGTATCTGGAAACCGGGGGCGCAGTCGAATTTAGCGATATATCAGGTGCATGGAACGCGTCTGCGACGTTCTTGAAATTCGCCTGCGCGTTCCCAGCGCCTCACGC from Novosphingobium sp. 9 encodes:
- a CDS encoding murein L,D-transpeptidase family protein, with the protein product MARGGWLGTLLPALAAALLLPSAPLSAQDAPGDVEALPPITLIRVHKAERRMELVDVDGRVHVIEGLQLGGDLLGPKHFEGDQKTPEGQYTIDWGNPNSAYHLSLHVSYPSADDTAYAVGQGRSAGGMIMVHGQPNDLPGANSGVRAKGDWTDGCIALSNAQMDAVYRAVPDGTPIDILP